Proteins co-encoded in one Streptococcus parauberis NCFD 2020 genomic window:
- the lacD gene encoding tagatose-bisphosphate aldolase, with protein sequence MTITLTENKRKSMEKLSVDGVISALAFDQRGALKRMMAQHQTEEPTVEQIEELKSLVSEELTPFASSILLDPEYGLPASRVRSEEAGLLLAYEKTGYDATTTSRLPDCLDVWSAKRIKEAGAEAVKFLLYYDVDGDKDVNEQKKAYIERIGSECRAEDIPFYLEILTYDEKISDNASPEFAKVKAHKINEAMKVFSEERFGVDVLKVEVPVNMKFVEGFADGEVLFTKEEAAQAFRDQEASTDLPYIYLSAGVSAKLFQDTLEFAAESGAKFNGVLCGRATWAGSVKVYIEEGPEAAREWLRTEGFKNIDELNKVLDKTASPWTEKI encoded by the coding sequence ATGACAATTACTTTAACTGAAAACAAACGCAAAAGCATGGAAAAACTAAGTGTAGATGGTGTTATTTCTGCCTTAGCTTTTGACCAACGTGGAGCTCTCAAACGTATGATGGCTCAACATCAAACTGAAGAGCCAACAGTAGAACAAATCGAAGAACTTAAAAGTTTAGTTTCTGAAGAGCTTACACCATTTGCGTCATCAATTCTTCTTGATCCTGAATATGGCTTGCCAGCAAGTCGTGTACGTTCAGAAGAAGCAGGCTTGTTGTTGGCATATGAGAAAACAGGATACGATGCAACAACAACTAGTCGCTTACCTGATTGCTTAGATGTTTGGTCTGCAAAACGTATTAAAGAGGCTGGAGCAGAAGCGGTTAAGTTTCTTCTATATTATGATGTTGATGGAGATAAAGACGTCAATGAGCAGAAAAAAGCTTACATTGAACGTATTGGTTCTGAATGCCGAGCAGAAGATATTCCATTCTACCTAGAAATTCTAACTTATGATGAGAAAATCTCTGACAATGCTAGCCCTGAGTTTGCAAAAGTTAAAGCTCATAAAATTAATGAAGCAATGAAAGTCTTCTCAGAAGAACGCTTTGGTGTTGACGTCTTGAAAGTCGAAGTTCCAGTTAATATGAAATTTGTAGAAGGCTTTGCAGATGGTGAGGTTCTCTTTACAAAAGAAGAAGCAGCTCAAGCCTTCCGTGACCAAGAAGCTTCTACTGATTTACCATACATTTATTTGAGTGCTGGTGTTTCTGCTAAATTGTTCCAAGATACTTTGGAATTTGCAGCAGAATCAGGTGCTAAATTCAACGGTGTCTTGTGTGGACGTGCTACTTGGGCAGGTTCTGTAAAAGTCTATATCGAAGAAGGTCCAGAAGCAGCTCGTGAGTGGTTGCGTACAGAAGGTTTCAAAAATATTGACGAGTTAAACAAAGTACTAGATAAAACTGCAAGTCCTTGGACTGAAAAAATTTAA
- a CDS encoding MurR/RpiR family transcriptional regulator, which yields MLIKEELESYTFSQAEAVAVRYIIDHVEQLEKISIQALAKESFTQPSTIVRIAKKLGFKGWVDFKHAYLEEHRYLTSQFTKVDSNIPFKAKDNVMTLAAKIASLEKSTIDDLISLLHHDDLSQAKQILNANKTIYLFGQNANILLAQDFALKMRRLGKLIHIVTTAGEEKYEAYNIPQDSVAILISTSGETPMILEINEILAKRKIKRIGITSIGNNTLSQSVDLFLPITTREKLFSKIGNFTTNISIHVLLDILYGLAFSSAYDENLNHLKTSGQLIDRRFSATELMEEEKED from the coding sequence ATGCTCATCAAAGAAGAATTGGAATCTTATACTTTTTCGCAGGCAGAAGCTGTTGCCGTCAGATATATTATCGATCATGTAGAACAACTAGAAAAAATTAGCATACAAGCCTTGGCTAAAGAATCCTTTACGCAACCTTCAACAATAGTCAGAATAGCCAAAAAGCTCGGTTTCAAGGGCTGGGTTGATTTTAAACATGCTTACCTTGAGGAACATCGCTATCTGACTAGTCAGTTCACGAAAGTGGATTCTAACATTCCTTTTAAGGCTAAGGATAATGTGATGACACTTGCTGCAAAGATTGCTTCGCTGGAAAAGTCAACTATTGATGATCTCATATCTTTACTTCATCACGATGATTTGTCCCAAGCAAAGCAAATACTTAATGCAAATAAAACCATATATCTTTTTGGTCAAAATGCTAATATTTTACTGGCCCAAGATTTTGCCTTAAAAATGCGTAGACTAGGTAAATTAATTCATATAGTTACAACTGCAGGTGAGGAGAAGTATGAAGCTTATAATATTCCGCAAGATTCGGTGGCAATCTTAATTTCTACATCAGGTGAAACGCCAATGATTCTTGAAATTAATGAAATACTGGCTAAGCGAAAGATTAAACGGATTGGGATAACTAGTATAGGAAATAATACTTTATCTCAGTCAGTTGATCTTTTTCTTCCCATCACAACACGCGAAAAACTCTTTTCTAAAATCGGAAATTTCACGACAAATATTTCAATCCATGTCTTGCTTGATATTCTTTATGGGCTTGCTTTTTCAAGTGCTTATGATGAAAATTTGAATCATTTAAAGACATCTGGACAATTAATTGATCGAAGATTTTCTGCTACAGAGTTGATGGAGGAAGAAAAAGAGGACTAA
- a CDS encoding 6-phospho-beta-glucosidase, producing MVKIATIGGGSSYTPELMEGFIKRYDQLPISEIWLVDVEEGKEKQEIVGAMAQRMWDASPYDVKVYLTLNREEALKDADFVTTQFRVGQLDARIKDERIPFSYGMLGQETNGHGGIFKAFRTIPIVLEIVEDMKRLCPNAWLINFANPAGMVTEAVLRNGNWDKVVGLCNVPVMAKMGESQMLGLSEEDLIHKFAGVNHFHWHRVADNNGNDVTMQIIDMLYEESNGLPKNIFDIPFFKEQLQQMKMIPCGYHNYYYRFDEMLAHGIKEFKENGTRAEQVRALEESLFELYRNPELNYKPKELEERGGAHYSDAACETIASIYANKNTEIVVSTQNNGAVPDLPADCAVEVTAYLGAQGARAVAFGPLPTAERGWLQVMKAMELLTIEAAVTGDYGTALQAITINPLIPSGARAKQAMDELFIAHKEYLPQFADTIERLEKEGITIKDDKVKKMCDM from the coding sequence ATGGTTAAAATAGCAACTATTGGTGGCGGAAGCTCTTATACCCCTGAATTAATGGAAGGTTTTATCAAACGATACGACCAACTGCCAATCAGTGAAATCTGGTTAGTTGATGTAGAAGAAGGCAAAGAAAAACAAGAAATTGTTGGTGCTATGGCACAACGGATGTGGGATGCAAGTCCTTACGATGTTAAAGTATACTTAACTCTCAATCGTGAAGAAGCCCTCAAAGATGCTGATTTTGTAACCACACAATTCCGTGTTGGACAGTTAGATGCTCGAATAAAAGACGAACGCATTCCCTTTTCATACGGCATGCTAGGACAAGAAACCAATGGCCATGGTGGGATTTTTAAAGCTTTCCGAACTATTCCAATTGTTTTGGAAATTGTTGAAGATATGAAACGTCTCTGTCCAAACGCCTGGTTAATCAACTTTGCCAATCCAGCCGGAATGGTTACTGAAGCAGTTCTCCGCAATGGGAATTGGGATAAAGTTGTTGGACTTTGTAATGTTCCCGTAATGGCTAAAATGGGTGAATCACAAATGTTAGGCTTGAGCGAGGAAGACCTGATTCATAAATTTGCAGGGGTCAACCACTTCCACTGGCACCGTGTCGCAGATAATAACGGTAACGATGTAACCATGCAAATCATTGATATGCTTTATGAAGAAAGTAATGGTTTGCCAAAAAACATTTTCGATATACCATTCTTTAAAGAACAATTACAACAAATGAAAATGATACCTTGTGGCTATCATAACTACTATTATCGTTTTGATGAAATGTTGGCACACGGCATCAAAGAATTTAAAGAAAACGGTACCCGTGCTGAGCAAGTCCGTGCCCTTGAAGAAAGTCTTTTTGAATTATATCGTAACCCAGAACTCAACTACAAACCCAAAGAATTAGAAGAACGTGGCGGTGCTCACTACTCTGATGCAGCATGTGAAACAATTGCTTCTATTTATGCTAATAAAAACACTGAAATTGTTGTCTCTACACAAAATAATGGTGCAGTACCTGATCTACCAGCTGATTGTGCTGTTGAAGTTACTGCTTATCTTGGTGCTCAAGGAGCTCGTGCAGTTGCTTTCGGTCCTCTGCCAACTGCCGAACGTGGTTGGTTACAAGTCATGAAAGCTATGGAACTATTAACCATTGAAGCGGCTGTTACTGGAGACTATGGAACAGCATTACAAGCTATCACGATCAATCCACTAATTCCCTCAGGAGCTCGTGCCAAACAAGCTATGGATGAACTTTTCATTGCCCATAAAGAGTATTTACCTCAGTTTGCTGATACCATTGAACGTCTTGAAAAAGAAGGTATTACTATCAAAGATGACAAAGTCAAAAAAATGTGTGACATGTAA
- a CDS encoding DUF3173 family protein, which yields MKTVTYKNLMNIGFPEQTARNIIREAKRIAVKKFEEARKVDHNAVQLSKSPFDNRRLGIAPKDIVEELIGISLSEESLESEN from the coding sequence ATGAAAACAGTAACATATAAAAACTTAATGAATATTGGTTTTCCGGAACAAACGGCAAGAAATATTATTAGAGAAGCAAAAAGAATAGCAGTAAAAAAGTTTGAAGAAGCTCGCAAAGTTGACCATAATGCGGTACAATTGAGTAAATCGCCCTTTGACAATAGAAGACTTGGTATTGCTCCTAAAGATATAGTAGAAGAGTTAATCGGAATTTCACTCTCTGAAGAAAGTTTAGAAAGTGAGAATTAA
- the lacG gene encoding 6-phospho-beta-galactosidase, producing the protein MTKTLPTDFIFGGATAAYQAEGATHTDGKGPVAWDKYLEDNYWYTAEPASDFYNRYPVDLKLSEEFGVNGIRISIAWSRIFPTGKGEVNPKGVEYYHNLFEECHKRHVEPFVTLHHFDTPEALHSDGDFLNRENIEHFVNYAEFCFKEFSEVNYWTTFNEIGPIGDGQYLVGKFPPGIQYDLAKVFQSHHNMMVSHARAVKLFKDGGYSGEIGVVHALPTKYPFDANNPDDVRAAELEDIIHNKFILDATYLGKYSDKTMEGVNHILEVNGGELDLREEDFVALDAAKDLNDFLGINYYMSDWMQAFDGETEIIHNGKGEKGSSKYQIKGVGRREAPVDVPKTDWDWIIFPQGLYDQIMRVKADYPNYKKIYITENGLGYKDEFVDNTVCDDGRIDYVKKHLEVISDAIADSANVKGYFMWSLMDVFSWSNGYEKRYGLFYVDFETQERYPKKSAYWYKKVAETQVIE; encoded by the coding sequence ATGACTAAAACATTACCTACAGATTTTATTTTTGGTGGTGCTACAGCTGCTTATCAAGCTGAAGGTGCTACCCACACAGATGGCAAAGGGCCAGTAGCTTGGGATAAATACTTAGAAGACAACTATTGGTACACTGCTGAACCAGCAAGTGACTTTTACAATCGTTATCCAGTCGATTTGAAACTTAGTGAAGAATTTGGTGTCAACGGCATCCGTATTTCTATTGCCTGGTCTCGTATTTTTCCAACAGGAAAAGGAGAAGTCAACCCTAAAGGAGTAGAATACTACCACAATCTCTTTGAAGAGTGTCATAAGCGTCATGTTGAGCCTTTTGTTACACTTCACCATTTTGATACACCAGAAGCTCTCCACTCGGATGGTGATTTCCTCAATCGTGAGAACATTGAACATTTTGTAAATTATGCAGAATTCTGTTTTAAAGAATTCTCAGAAGTTAACTATTGGACAACATTTAACGAAATTGGGCCTATTGGAGATGGCCAATACTTGGTTGGTAAATTCCCTCCAGGTATTCAATACGATCTTGCTAAAGTTTTCCAATCACACCATAACATGATGGTCTCTCATGCTCGTGCAGTAAAACTCTTTAAAGACGGCGGTTATTCAGGCGAAATTGGTGTTGTCCATGCTCTTCCAACTAAGTATCCATTTGACGCTAACAATCCTGACGATGTTAGAGCAGCTGAACTTGAAGATATTATCCATAATAAATTTATTCTTGATGCAACTTATCTTGGTAAGTATTCAGATAAAACAATGGAAGGTGTTAACCATATCCTTGAGGTGAATGGTGGTGAACTTGATCTTCGTGAAGAAGATTTTGTAGCACTGGATGCCGCAAAAGATTTAAATGATTTCCTTGGTATTAACTACTATATGAGTGATTGGATGCAAGCTTTTGATGGTGAGACTGAAATCATTCACAATGGTAAGGGTGAAAAAGGCAGCTCTAAATATCAAATTAAAGGTGTTGGACGTCGTGAAGCTCCAGTAGATGTGCCTAAAACTGACTGGGACTGGATTATTTTCCCTCAAGGTCTTTATGACCAAATCATGCGTGTCAAAGCAGATTATCCAAACTATAAGAAGATTTATATAACAGAGAATGGTCTTGGCTATAAAGATGAGTTTGTAGATAATACAGTCTGTGATGATGGTCGTATCGATTATGTGAAAAAACACCTAGAAGTTATTTCTGATGCGATTGCAGATAGTGCAAATGTTAAAGGATACTTTATGTGGTCATTAATGGATGTCTTCTCATGGTCAAATGGCTATGAAAAACGCTACGGTCTCTTTTATGTCGACTTTGAAACTCAAGAACGTTATCCTAAGAAGAGTGCCTACTGGTATAAAAAAGTGGCAGAAACTCAAGTGATTGAATGA
- a CDS encoding lactose-specific PTS transporter subunit EIIC, giving the protein MNGLIAQIEKGKPFFEKISRNIYLRAIRDGFIAGMPVILFSSIFILIAYVPNAWGFHWSKDIENLLMTPYNYSMGILGLFVAGTTAKALTDSMNRSLPSTNQINFISTMLAAIVGFLLMAANPAKDGGFLTGFMGTKGLLTAFIAAFITVNVYKVCVKNNVTIRMPEEVPPNISQVFKDLIPFTLSVVLLYIIELIVHATLGVNVAESIGKLLAPLFQSADGYVGITIIFGAFAFFWFVGIHGPSIVEPAIAAITYANAETNLQLLQAGEHADKILTSGTQMFIVTMGGTGATLVVPFMFMWLTKSKRNKAIGRASVVPTFFGVNEPILFGAPLVLNPIFFIPFILAPIVNVWIFKFFIDTLGMNSFTANLPWTTPAPLGLILGTNFQVLAFILAALLIVVDVIIYYPFLKVYDEQILAEEAAGTNSSDALNKKVAANFDTKKADAILEKSAAKETKEITDQTNVLVLCAGGGTSGLLANALNKAAKEYGAPVTAAAGSYGAHREILPQYQLVILAPQVASNYEDMKVETDKLDIKLAKTEGAQYIKLTRDGQGALDFVKEQMEK; this is encoded by the coding sequence ATGAATGGATTAATTGCTCAGATTGAGAAAGGGAAACCTTTCTTCGAGAAAATATCTCGTAACATCTATCTTCGTGCTATTCGTGATGGTTTCATCGCTGGAATGCCAGTCATCTTGTTTTCAAGTATCTTTATCTTGATTGCTTATGTTCCAAATGCATGGGGTTTCCACTGGAGCAAAGACATTGAGAATCTCTTGATGACGCCATACAATTACTCAATGGGTATTTTAGGCTTGTTTGTGGCTGGTACAACTGCGAAAGCATTAACCGATTCAATGAACCGTTCATTGCCTAGCACTAACCAGATTAACTTTATTTCAACCATGCTCGCTGCTATTGTAGGATTTCTACTTATGGCAGCTAATCCAGCAAAAGACGGTGGTTTCTTAACTGGATTTATGGGAACGAAAGGTTTGTTAACAGCCTTCATTGCAGCCTTTATCACCGTAAATGTCTATAAAGTCTGTGTGAAAAACAATGTTACAATCCGCATGCCTGAAGAGGTACCACCAAATATCTCTCAAGTATTTAAGGATTTGATTCCATTTACGTTATCAGTTGTACTACTTTATATCATTGAATTGATTGTTCATGCTACATTAGGCGTTAATGTTGCGGAGTCAATTGGTAAACTTCTTGCACCATTGTTCCAATCAGCAGATGGTTATGTTGGAATTACCATTATCTTCGGTGCATTTGCTTTCTTCTGGTTTGTTGGTATCCATGGACCTTCTATTGTTGAACCAGCCATTGCAGCGATTACTTACGCAAATGCTGAAACCAACCTTCAATTACTTCAAGCTGGTGAACATGCGGACAAGATCTTGACTTCAGGGACTCAAATGTTCATCGTTACCATGGGTGGTACAGGTGCAACACTTGTTGTTCCATTCATGTTCATGTGGTTAACAAAATCAAAACGTAACAAAGCAATTGGACGTGCATCAGTTGTTCCAACATTCTTCGGTGTTAACGAACCTATCTTGTTCGGTGCTCCACTTGTTTTGAACCCAATCTTCTTTATCCCATTTATCTTAGCACCAATTGTCAATGTATGGATTTTCAAATTCTTCATTGACACGCTTGGAATGAACAGTTTCACTGCAAACTTGCCTTGGACAACACCAGCTCCATTGGGTCTTATCCTTGGTACAAACTTTCAAGTGCTAGCATTCATTTTGGCAGCTTTGTTAATCGTAGTTGATGTCATCATCTACTACCCATTCTTGAAAGTATATGATGAGCAAATTCTTGCTGAAGAAGCAGCAGGTACGAATTCATCAGATGCGCTCAATAAAAAAGTAGCAGCAAACTTTGATACTAAAAAAGCTGATGCTATTCTGGAAAAATCAGCAGCTAAAGAAACTAAAGAAATCACTGATCAAACTAATGTTCTCGTTCTTTGTGCCGGTGGTGGTACAAGTGGTTTATTAGCAAATGCTTTGAATAAAGCAGCTAAAGAATATGGTGCACCTGTCACTGCAGCAGCAGGAAGTTATGGTGCTCACCGTGAGATTTTACCACAATATCAACTTGTTATCCTTGCACCTCAAGTAGCTTCTAACTATGAAGATATGAAAGTGGAAACTGATAAACTTGATATTAAATTAGCTAAAACAGAAGGGGCTCAATACATCAAATTGACTCGCGATGGTCAAGGTGCATTAGACTTCGTTAAAGAACAAATGGAAAAATAA
- a CDS encoding PTS lactose/cellobiose transporter subunit IIA, producing MNREEITLLGFEIVAYAGDARSKFLEALKAAQDGDYAKAEELIAAGSECLNAAHNAQTSLLQKEAAGEDLAYSVTLMHGQDHLMTTILLQDLMKHMIELYKRGAK from the coding sequence ATGAATAGAGAAGAAATTACTCTTTTAGGTTTTGAAATCGTAGCATATGCTGGAGATGCCCGTTCAAAATTCTTAGAAGCGCTTAAAGCAGCACAAGATGGGGATTATGCCAAAGCAGAAGAATTGATTGCTGCAGGTAGCGAATGCTTAAACGCTGCCCACAATGCTCAAACAAGTCTTCTACAAAAAGAAGCTGCGGGAGAAGATTTGGCATATAGTGTTACTCTTATGCATGGTCAAGATCATTTAATGACTACCATTTTATTACAAGATTTAATGAAACACATGATTGAACTTTATAAGAGAGGAGCAAAATAA
- a CDS encoding tyrosine-type recombinase/integrase, with protein sequence MATKNQKKYKGVYCDKNGKIFYQADLGIDPVTGKRVQKKARKNQYGKPFSTMKEAYDELVRIRYEFNNNLRIENYNITFESYMNSIYLRAYKQKVQAVTYKTALPHHKLFIQYFGSKLLKGITVRDCESFRLHIIEHYSKNYAKNLWSRFKACMGYAERLGYISSMPCKALDNPRGKHPDTPFWTYVEFQNFIKSFDLQDYEELQRFTTIWLYYMTGVRVSEGLSLWWEDVDFEHKFLKVHTTLEKDENGKWYRKDQTKTSAGERLIELDDVTLSVLENWRKNQVANQDTDFIISRFGEPFCKSTICRIIKRKAQEVGVPVITGKGLRHSHASYLINVLQKDILYVARRMGHADKSTTLNTYSHWFNALDKTVSEEITQNVISAGLDSILCQNSCQRQS encoded by the coding sequence ATGGCTACGAAAAATCAGAAAAAGTACAAAGGTGTTTATTGTGATAAGAATGGCAAGATATTTTATCAGGCTGATCTTGGTATTGATCCAGTAACAGGTAAACGAGTTCAAAAGAAAGCTAGAAAGAATCAGTATGGTAAACCATTTAGTACAATGAAAGAAGCGTATGATGAACTAGTCCGAATTAGATATGAGTTTAATAATAATCTTCGTATTGAAAATTACAATATAACATTTGAAAGTTACATGAATAGCATTTATCTAAGAGCCTATAAGCAAAAGGTTCAGGCTGTAACTTATAAAACTGCATTGCCACATCACAAGTTATTTATTCAGTATTTTGGCTCCAAACTTTTAAAAGGCATAACAGTTAGAGATTGTGAGTCTTTTAGATTGCACATCATTGAACATTATTCTAAAAATTATGCAAAGAATTTATGGTCACGATTTAAGGCTTGTATGGGATATGCTGAGAGATTAGGATATATTTCATCAATGCCATGCAAGGCATTAGATAACCCTAGAGGCAAGCACCCTGATACTCCATTTTGGACTTATGTTGAGTTTCAGAACTTTATTAAATCATTTGATTTACAAGATTACGAAGAGTTACAGAGATTTACAACTATTTGGTTATATTATATGACAGGTGTTCGTGTGAGTGAAGGTTTATCATTATGGTGGGAAGACGTAGATTTTGAACACAAATTCCTGAAAGTACATACAACCTTGGAAAAGGATGAAAATGGGAAGTGGTATCGTAAAGACCAAACCAAAACATCAGCAGGAGAACGTCTCATTGAATTAGATGATGTGACACTATCAGTATTGGAAAATTGGCGAAAAAATCAAGTTGCCAATCAAGATACAGATTTCATTATTTCACGTTTTGGTGAACCGTTTTGTAAATCAACAATCTGTCGAATTATCAAGAGAAAAGCTCAAGAAGTTGGAGTACCGGTGATAACAGGAAAAGGTTTGAGACACAGTCATGCTTCTTATCTCATAAATGTTTTACAAAAAGATATTTTATATGTAGCAAGACGAATGGGACATGCTGATAAATCTACAACCTTGAATACATATAGTCACTGGTTTAATGCATTAGATAAAACAGTGTCTGAAGAAATTACTCAAAATGTAATTAGTGCAGGACTAGATTCAATTTTATGCCAAAATTCCTGCCAAAGGCAGAGTTAG
- a CDS encoding helix-turn-helix domain-containing protein produces the protein MYQRIRDLREDNDLTQKEVASILSFTHSAYAKIERGERILSAEVLIKISNLYDVNVDYLLGLTDLPYRYPSKK, from the coding sequence ATGTACCAACGTATAAGAGATTTGAGAGAGGATAATGACCTAACTCAAAAAGAAGTTGCTAGCATTCTTTCCTTTACTCATTCTGCTTATGCGAAAATAGAAAGGGGGGAAAGAATACTGTCTGCGGAAGTCTTAATAAAAATTTCAAATCTTTATGATGTTAATGTTGATTATCTATTAGGTCTTACGGATTTGCCTTATAGGTATCCATCAAAAAAATAG
- a CDS encoding aldose 1-epimerase family protein: MVIELTNKDLTVQFKEFGGALSSIKDSEGIEYLWQGDPEYWSGQAPVLFPICGSLRNDIGFFKNEDGSFHKGQIPRHGLVRKEVFTFEQISENSFSFTITPNQSTVANYPYDFELKIVYTLNGKTIRTEYQVTNHEVVKKMPFFIGGHPGFNCPIVNDDQYEDYYLEFEKEETCSIPKAFPETGLLDVQNRTAFLNQQKTIDLDYSLFAYDALTLDDIQSRSVSLRSKKHDKGLTLDFSDFPNLILWSTINKSPFIALEPWSGLSTSLEENDTVEDKRLISFVNPGETVVKSFDITIL, encoded by the coding sequence ATGGTAATTGAATTAACAAATAAAGATTTAACAGTACAGTTTAAAGAATTTGGCGGTGCACTTTCTTCTATTAAAGATAGTGAAGGGATAGAATATTTATGGCAAGGAGATCCAGAATATTGGAGCGGTCAAGCACCTGTTCTCTTTCCAATTTGTGGTAGTTTAAGAAATGATATTGGCTTTTTCAAAAATGAAGACGGATCTTTTCATAAAGGACAGATTCCTCGTCATGGTTTAGTCCGAAAAGAAGTCTTTACTTTTGAACAAATCTCAGAAAATAGTTTTTCATTTACAATTACGCCGAATCAAAGCACGGTAGCCAATTATCCTTATGATTTTGAATTAAAAATTGTCTACACTTTGAATGGCAAAACAATTCGAACAGAGTATCAAGTAACAAATCATGAAGTTGTTAAAAAAATGCCATTCTTTATTGGTGGTCATCCTGGGTTTAATTGCCCAATAGTTAATGATGATCAGTATGAAGATTATTATTTAGAATTTGAAAAAGAGGAGACGTGTTCAATTCCTAAAGCTTTTCCTGAAACAGGCTTGTTAGATGTGCAGAACCGTACTGCTTTCCTAAATCAACAAAAAACTATTGATTTAGATTATTCACTTTTTGCTTATGACGCTCTAACTTTAGATGATATTCAGTCAAGAAGCGTCTCACTTCGTTCAAAAAAACACGATAAAGGATTGACATTAGATTTCTCTGATTTTCCGAATTTAATTCTTTGGTCAACAATAAATAAAAGTCCGTTTATTGCCTTAGAACCTTGGAGCGGCCTCTCTACATCTTTGGAGGAAAACGACACGGTGGAGGATAAGCGATTAATAAGTTTTGTTAATCCTGGTGAAACAGTAGTCAAATCATTTGATATTACAATACTATAG
- a CDS encoding glycosyltransferase family 2 protein, whose product MIIKKHLLSIVVPCYNEEDTIKLFLAEAHRVELQLGNQLDFEYIFINDGSKDNTLNVLKEISNYNSNVHYLSFSRNFGKESAMLAGLEHARGDFITVMDADLQDPPELLIAMYDKIQEGYDVVGTRRKNREGEPPIRTFFSKLFYKVINIISDTKIVDGARDYRLMTKQVVDSILEMGEVNRFSKGIFAWVGYDTYYIPYENRERVAGESSWNFWQLVRYSLEGYINFSEALLSIATYSGILSFIASIFGILFVVIRKLTVGGSVNGWASMIVVILFIGGLQLLCLGILGKYVAKIFLETKKRPVYIVKETDLYTDL is encoded by the coding sequence ATGATAATAAAAAAACATTTGCTATCAATCGTTGTACCATGTTATAACGAGGAAGATACAATAAAACTTTTTTTAGCTGAAGCACATCGAGTTGAATTACAATTAGGTAATCAACTTGATTTTGAATACATTTTTATCAATGATGGCTCCAAGGATAACACGCTTAATGTTTTAAAAGAAATAAGCAACTACAATTCAAATGTTCATTATTTATCATTTTCACGTAATTTTGGTAAAGAAAGTGCCATGTTGGCAGGGTTAGAGCATGCTCGTGGTGATTTTATCACTGTTATGGACGCAGACTTACAAGACCCTCCTGAATTATTAATTGCAATGTATGACAAAATTCAAGAAGGGTATGATGTTGTAGGCACTCGTCGCAAAAATCGTGAGGGTGAGCCACCAATAAGAACATTTTTTTCTAAACTATTTTATAAGGTTATTAATATCATTTCGGATACAAAGATTGTCGACGGGGCAAGAGATTACCGTTTAATGACGAAACAGGTGGTCGACAGTATTCTAGAAATGGGAGAGGTTAACCGTTTTTCAAAAGGTATTTTTGCTTGGGTCGGCTATGACACCTATTATATTCCATATGAAAATAGAGAGCGGGTTGCTGGAGAATCATCCTGGAATTTTTGGCAGTTAGTTCGTTACTCATTAGAAGGCTATATTAATTTTTCAGAGGCTTTACTTAGTATTGCGACATACAGTGGTATACTTTCATTTATAGCTTCAATCTTTGGAATTCTATTTGTCGTTATCCGTAAGTTAACAGTCGGTGGTAGTGTAAATGGATGGGCTAGTATGATTGTGGTGATTTTATTTATTGGTGGCCTACAATTACTTTGTTTGGGGATATTGGGCAAATACGTTGCGAAAATATTTTTGGAAACCAAGAAGCGACCAGTCTATATTGTAAAAGAGACTGATTTATATACGGATCTATAA